A region of Amyelois transitella isolate CPQ chromosome 11, ilAmyTran1.1, whole genome shotgun sequence DNA encodes the following proteins:
- the LOC106135169 gene encoding serine/threonine-protein kinase RIO1: MSDGSDGQFSDYEEDLSAKVKSVRFGDLPSYREEKLANKNEENSDVEYEDEYDIDSDEYFFDYDDDGFSIQKRDSANPQPPSSKINTYQPSEKLFKKYVNKINIDKYEPKAQIVLDHSERKAENDRIKIRDKEDRATVEQVLDPRTRMILFKLLSQGYIEEINGSISMGKEANVFRATTKDGSLCALKIFMTSILPFKDRDIYVDGEFRYRHGYCKNNNYKMVCNWAHKEMRNLQRMHKAELSVPEPIVLRRHVILMSFIGTEGQCAPKLRDIDIPQSVARVLYRDCVIMMWKMFNICKLVHADLSEFNLLYHLGNLVVIDVSQSVEHDHPHAYDFLKRDCTNISKFFRKKGVATLTVRELFDFITDITITEDNMEDYLEKLSEKASLRNINDMSAQEMIEEEVFKNMYIPKRLNEVINYERDIKKAKDGEADDLMYKKIVGFNEKLGTVDTPEILQDNSVSDSESDSEEEEENKETSKFKNNARPRDESPNSKKARKKAVKEEKAEKRKTKTKKHIKKKRDKGFNRK, translated from the exons tttGGTGACTTGCCATCTTATAGAGAAGAAAAGTTAGCCAacaaaaatgaagaaaatagtGATGTTGAGTATGAAGATGAGTATGACATTGATTCAGATGAATACTTTTTCGACTATGATGATGATGGCTTTAGTATACAAAAAAGAGACAGTGCCAATCCTCAACCCCCTTCCAGTAAAATCAACACATACCAACCTtcagaaaaattattcaagaaaTATGTCAACAAgattaatattgataaatatgaACCAAAAGCACAAATTGTTCTTGATCATAGTGAAAGGAAGGCTGAAAATGACAGAATTAAAATTCGGGATAAAGAAGACAGAGCAACTGTGGAACAGGTTTTGGATCCTCGTACAAGGATGATCCTTTTCAAACTTCTTAGTCAAGGGTATATAGAAGAAATTAATGGCAGCATATCAATGGGTAAAGAAGCAAATGTTTTTCGAGCAACTACTAAAGATGGTAGTCTTTGTGCCTTAAAGATTTTCATGACTTCCATTCTTCCGTTCAAAGACCGAGACATATATGTTGATGGAGAGTTTCGTTATAGACATGGGtactgtaaaaataataattataaaatggtCTGTAATTGGGCCCATAAAGAAATGAGGAACCTACAAAGAATGCACAAAGCCGAATTGAGTGTCCCAGAACCCATTGTATTAAGACGACATGTGATATTGATGAGTTTTATAGGGACCGAAGGACAATGTGCTCCTAAGTTAAGAGATATAGATATTCCTCAATCAGTTGCAAGAGTTTTGTACAGAGACTGTGTTATAATGATGTGGAAGATGTTCAACATTTGTAAATTGGTGCATGCTGATTTGTCAGAATTCAATCTGCTATATCACCTTGGTAATCTTGTTGTTATTGATGTGTCGCAGTCGGTTGAACATGACCATCCTCATGCATATGACTTTTTAAAAAGAGATTGTACAAATATATCTAAATTCTTCAGAAAAAAAGGGGTGGCTACATTAACTGTAAGGGAATTGTTTGACTTCATTACGGATATTACAATAACTGAAGATAATATGGAAGATTATCTTGAGAAATTATCAGAAAAAGCATCATTAAGGAACATAAATGACATGTCTGCTCAGGAAATGATTGAGGAAGAAGTGTTTAAGAATATGTATATTCCAAAGAGGCTTAATGAG GTTATAAATTACGAACGTGACATCAAAAAGGCTAAGGATGGTGAGGCCGATGACCTCATGTACAAGAAGATAGTCGGTTTCAATGAAAAACTTGGAACGGTAGACACGCCAGAAATATTACAAGACAATAGCGTGTCTGACAGCGAGTCTGATAGTGAAGAGGAGGaggaaaataaagaaa CaagcaaatttaaaaacaacgCCAGACCTCGCGACGAATCACCAAACAGTAAGAAGGCTAGAAAGAAAGCCGTCAAAGAAGAAAAAGCAGAGAAAAGGAAAACTAAAACTaagaaacatattaaaaagaagagGGACAAAGGATTTAATaggaaatga
- the LOC106135090 gene encoding ATP-binding cassette sub-family G member 1: MDLEFRNLKYTVKSPLKKGTRRDVVKGVDGRFSSGQLVAIMGPSGAGKSSLLNAISGYRSAGVTGELLVNGQPRNEHQFQRSSCYITQEDLLQPLLTVREAMDVAAKLKLPKGSKGHAEEILQELGLLEHQHTKTDRLSGGQKKRLSIALELLNNPPVFFLDEPTSGLDTVTTVQCVKLLKQLARQGRTVVCTIHQPAASLLELFDQVYVIADGRCIYQGDTAAMVPYLQSVGLPCPRHHNPADFIIELTENPAIIDVLCEEMMNGKLYKSAKLDAPLAVAETSQVTSAMGLKICYQSEVDSAEKEIMLTNENCTYKVPEYQGNGSLSSSSSQISQGNSSLAWMKIHKTEDSGSYATTYCQQFSILLCRMVLQIFRNRQGLWIQLIHHIMCGVLIGICFFNMANDGTQMFNHLKLCVGLVIFFAYTQIMVPVLVYPQEVKLVKKEHFNRWYSLTPYYAALTVSKLPVQVSLNVLFCTIVYFMVGVPFGMARFIAFCLIGNVVSLVAEGMGLAIGSVFNVRNGCAIGPSSIAPFLGLAIYGFDFAHRIPLMMNILMKTSFIRCGVVAMVLTIFGFGREPLDCNDVYCHFAKPDVLLKYLDIERTSVWLEIITMLGIMFVFRSLCFIGLRWRFAT, encoded by the exons GTACCCGCAGAGATGTAGTGAAAGGTGTGGACGGCAGATTCTCATCAGGGCAACTGGTTGCTATCATGGGACCGTCAGGAGCCGGCAAGAGTTCGTTGCTCAACGCCATTTCCGGTTACAG ATCTGCTGGAGTGACTGGGGAGTTACTAGTCAATGGGCAGCCAAGAAACGAGCATCAGTTCCAAAGGTCATCATGTTACATAACTCAGGAAGACTTGCTGCAACCTCTTTTGACTGTCCGGGAGGCTATGGACGTGGCCGCGAAATTGAAACTCCCCAAAGGATCCAAGGGTCACGCAGAGGAGATTCTGCAAGAGCTGGGTTTGCTGGAACATCAGCATACGAAGACTGATCGATTGTCTGGTGGACAGAAGAAAAG GCTGTCAATTGCCCTGGAACTGCTAAACAATCCACCAGTTTTCTTCCTGGACGAGCCAACGAGCGGGTTGGACACAGTCACGACGGTGCAGTGTGTGAAGCTTCTGAAACAGTTGGCGAGACAGGGGAGGACCGTGGTGTGCACCATACACCAGCCGGCCGCGTCGCTCTTGGAGTTGTTCGATCAA gtATATGTGATCGCAGATGGTCGCTGTATATACCAGGGCGACACAGCAGCAATGGTCCCGTACTTACAAAGCGTGGGTTTACCCTGCCCCAGACATCACAATCCTGCTGATTtta TAATCGAATTGACTGAAAACCCAGCAATCATCGATGTTCTATGCGAAGAAATGATGAATGGAAAGTTGTACAAATCGGCCAAGTTGGACGCCCCCTTGGCTGTAGCCGAGACGAGCCAAGTTACAAGCGCGATGGGCCTCAAAATTTGCTATCAATCTGAAGTCGACAGCGCTGAGAAAGAGATTATGCTGACAAATGAAAACTGCACTTATAAAGTACCGGAATACCAGGGAAATGGGTCTCTCAGTTCATCGTCGAGTCAGATCTCCCAAGGGAACTCTTCTTTGGCGTGGATGAAGATCCATAAAACAGAAGACTCAGGGTCATACGCGACGACATACTGCCAACAGTTCTCCATATTGCTGTGCAGGATGGTGTTACAAATCTTCAGGAATCGGCAAG GTCTGTGGATCCAGTTGATTCATCACATCATGTGCGGTGTTCTCATAGGCATCTGCTTCTTCAACATGGCGAACGATGGAACTCAGATGTTCAACCACTTGAAGTTGTGTGTTGGGCTCGTCATATTCTTCGCCTACACTCAAATTATGGTCCCAGTGCTTGTTT ACCCTCAAGAAGTGAAACTGGTGAAGAAGGAACACTTCAACCGGTGGTACAGCCTCACGCCATACTACGCCGCACTCACAGTCTCCAAGCTCCCAGTGCAGGTTTCCCTGAACGTACTCTTCTGTACTATAGTGTACTTCATGGTCGGAGTTCCGTTTGGTATGGCGCGGTTCATCGCATTCTGCCTTATAGGCAACGTGGTGTCTTTGGTCGCCGAAGGAATGGGACTAGCGATCGGGTCCGTCTTCAATGTGAGA AACGGTTGCGCCATCGGGCCGTCCTCCATCGCGCCATTCCTCGGTCTCGCCATCTACGGCTTCGACTTCGCTCACCGCATTCCCCTCATGATGAACATCCTCATGAAGACTTCCTTCATCAGGTGTGGAGTCGTCGCCATGGTTCTCACCAtattcggcttcggccgggAACCCCTCGATTGCAACGACGTCTACTGCCACTTCGCCAAACCAGACGTACTTCTCAAATACCTCGACATAGAAAGAACCTCTGTCTGGCTCGAAATCATCACAATGCTGGGTATCATGTTCGTCTTTAGATCTTTATGCTTTATAGGTCTAAGGTGGAGGTTCGCGACGTGA